The following are from one region of the Salmo trutta chromosome 20, fSalTru1.1, whole genome shotgun sequence genome:
- the LOC115156214 gene encoding uncharacterized protein LOC115156214 isoform X10 — protein MGTQGTGRKRNPNKDRSTAEDDALNLISREAEARLAAKRAARAEAREIRMKELERQQKEIYQVQKKYYGLDNKSDKVDSEWGHIEQWMEDSERYSRPTQRHTSISDDDERMSVGSRGSVRSDLDAIGAYGRGGSSSLSQEKDKKSKKKKKHKDKHKDRDSNGYDNEYSAISSRSSRLGDESTSRVSRSSRLDLQPSSRLSDESISKVSRSSRLDLQPATYASSDLNSNNGLSSSRQRLSSYESSVLLSQISYRRRHRGSLYEDSLYSGSRRVTGSSSRVEDRDYLEKGSRAASTLSAATLASLGGSSSRRESGETSITGDTETSIREIKEIHELKDQIQDVESKYMQSLKEVKDTLVEVEEKYRKAMVSNAQLDNEKNNLMYQVDTLKDSLMELEELLSESRREYEGKSKDFEREKHAHGVLQFQFNEMKETLKQSEELLTEIRQMRLKQDGFVREISDLQETVEWKDKKIGALERQKEYSDAIRNERDELRDEVVQLKDILKKHGIVLRPDLTANGETLELGTEGSASGDPASQLAQDSQTSPMEVGNSMLGRAQETELGSRGDKVVDPGRSRQQEDTHEEEAQENHLTSPTPCSLVGVSETETSREAQPVSPTLGEEVEGSDVNKDSDNGIPVVEVKSGPVCDSEVLVVVTGPEEEVTVAGEGYEAAGVEGTGQGRVEVASEGEMGIKNDKADEAETKVVKSSDDTKETSSKEPTSEYGAAAEQEKNESSKEDVKCLDSYPLPRETIEDTMKNGTQISQGTDLDTPKSPVESNPEPQLEPQKTKKAEALPERTDLQPQAQAGNKKKKGKKKKGETQSDVKQKDHKKSTTETCVVSMTNGTQISLGTDLDTPKSPVESNPEPQPEPQKTKKAYVLPETTDMQPQSQGGKKKKKGKKKGEKQGDETQGDKMSKTEKDEVSTPTDKEPVEAVGEGVITIETQQHLEGTNSSPDRELQSPEQKAQIIAEEGLNLKEEQLEEDRVEVKSEEPTIEVSLTDQAKSEEVVSKKKKKKMKKDKQPTMESEKSEGEISVLSLESNIGIVDPVDHSKCITSAYNPMEELESTTNTGTQKDESGYTTNPDNFGDCLNSSADPKCPLDSKQSTAGNSNNVKEEDTIKVSVEEAQTIQDTKEQGNNFHSPIVLRPELKKSMEPEDLIFHDGVTTHPDQANENATQDLKEAGQDKQNGSPEERTNALEHEYTSMALPANVEKCNNSADEKCCSISLDCNCPAAETIRLPEQLVDLPGCPVTDRHLYENNKPETLDAEEASNGGISIETELNDTETRLQDPLKETPVTIDSFREQSHNESGPCTMLAKAEEQDDPIEAKLEGNKVPGPSEQWNDEENENEGQSFDFSDLVSVVPANVFPITSQEEVSQEMRTMLVGYKIEVEPDKEKANKEEEEDKPQDTEGVSMIVAQQSIDGGSDNAPEKLRSTEEKAQTIVDGQNVNEEQQLITLEEGVSVTYKQKDIAEEGMSVTVEQQGVEESERQQNATEVEALPVEEGEEAIQYGSQQGRRESSQSTEDSAEGNNEQSRTGLKKGSKKVKGKGKEDCRMS, from the exons GGCTCCTCGTCCCTTTCACAGGAGAAGGACAAGAAGTCCAAGAAAAAgaagaaacacaaagacaaacacaaagaTCGTGAC AGCAACGGCTATGACAATGAGTACAGTGCTATATCCAGTCGG AGCTCCAGACTCGGTGATGAGAGCACTAGCAGGGTCTCTCGCTCGTCCAGACTAGATCTGCAGCCG AGCTCCAGACTCAGTGATGAGAGCATTAGCAAGGTCTCTCGCTCCTCCAGACTGGACCTGCAGCCG GCAACCTATGCTTCCTCTGACCTTAACAGCAACAATGGTCTGTCCTCTTCTAGGCAACGGCTTTCTTCCTACGAG TCATCCGTGCTACTCAGCCAGATCTCCTACCGGCGCCGTCACAGG GGCTCTTTATATGAGGACAGTCTGTACAGTGGGTCTCGACGGGTGACCGGCTCCAGCTCTCGT GTGGAGGACAGAGATTACCTGGAAAAGGGATCTCGAGCCGCTTCCACCCTATCGGCAGCCACCCTCGCCTCGCTGGGTGGGTCTTCCTCCCGGAGAGAAAGTGGTGAAACGTCAATCACTGGCGACACAGAAACCTCCATACGAGAGATCAAG GAGATTCATGAGCTGAAGGATCAAATCCAAGATGTGGAGTCAAAGTACATGCAGAGCCTCAAAGAAGTCAAG GATACCttagtggaggtggaggagaagtaCCGCAAGGCCATGGTGTCCAACGCCCAGCTGGACAACGAGAAGAACAACCTGATGTACCAGGTGGACACGCTGAAGGACTCGCTCATGGAGCTGGAGGAGCTGCTGTCCGAGTCACGCCGCGAGTACGAAGGGAAGAGCAAG GACTTTGAGCGTGAGAAACATGCCCACGGCGTGCTGCAGTTCCAGTTCAACGAGATGAAGGAAACGCTAAAACAGAGCGAGGAGTTACTAACA GAGATCCGTCAGATGCGTCTCAAGCAGGACGGCTTTGTTAGGGAAATCTCTGACCTGCAGGAAACCGTGGAGTGGAAGGATAAAAAGATTGGG GCCTTAGAGCGGCAAAAGGAGTATTCGGATGCCATCCGAAATGAGCGGGATGAGCTCAGGGATGAGGTGGTCCAGCTGAAAGACATTCTGAAG AAACATGGAATTGTCCTCAGACCTGACCTGACTGCCAATGGGGAAACGCTGGAGTTGGGAACTGAAGGGTCAGCCAGTGGAGATCCAGCTTCTCAATTGGCTCAGGACTCCCAGACGTCGCCCATGGAAGTGGGGAACAGCATGCTTG GCAGAGCTCAGGAGACGGAGTTGGGAAGTAGAGGAGATAAGGTGGTGGATCCAGGAAGGTCCAGGCAGCAAGAGGATACACACGAGGAGGAGGCTCAAGAGAACCATCTGACCTCGCCCACCCCCTGTAGCCTTGTTGGTGTTTCTGAAACAGAAACATCAAGGGAGGCTCAGCCAGTCTCGCCCACATTGGGGGAAGAGGTTGAAGGCAGTGATGTCAACAAAGACTCTGACAATGGCATACCAGTAGTAGAGGTCAAAAGTGGACCGGTCTGTGATTCTGAGGTACTTGTGGTTGTAACAGGTCCTGAGGAAGAGGTTACAGTAGCGGGGGAGGGGTATGAAGCAGCAGGTGTAGAGGGGACAGGGCAAGGCAGAGTAGAGGTTGCAAGCGAAGGGGAAATGGGAATAAAAAATGACAAGGCAGATGAGGCAGAGACCAAAGTTGTCAAGAGCAGTGACGACACCAAAGAGACGTCCTCAAAAGAGCCTACCTCAGAATATGGTGCAGCAGCTGAACAAGAGAAAAACGAATCAAGTAAAGAGGACGTGAAATGTTTAGACTCGTATCCTCTGCCTAGGGAAACCATTGAGGACACCATGAAAAATGGCACACAGATTAGCCAAGGGACAGACCTTGATACTCCTAAGAGCCCAGTCGAATCAAACCCTGAGCCTCAACTTGAGCCTCAGAAAACAAAAAAGGCTGAAGCGTTACCAGAGAGAACTGACCTGCAGCCACAGGCCCAAGCAGGCAACAAGAAGAAGAAAGGCaagaagaagaagggagagaCACAAAGCGATGTAAAGCAGAAAGACCATAAGAAGAGCACAACAGAAACGTGTGTAGTCTCCATGACAAATGGCACACAGATTAGCCTAGGGACAGACCTTGATACTCCTAAGAGCCCAGTCGAATCAAACCCTGAGCCTCAACCTGAGCCTCAGAAAACAAAAAAGGCATATGTGTTACCAGAGACCACTGACATGCAGCCACAGTCCCAAGGAggcaagaagaaaaagaaaggcAAGAAGAAGGGAGAGAAACAAGGTGATGAAACACAGGGAGATAAGATGAGCAAAACAGAAAAGGATGAGGTCTCCACCCCAACCGATAAGGAGCCAGTAGAGGCGGTAGGAGAGGGGGTTATCACAATAGAGACACAGCAGCATCTAGAGGGGACCAATAGTTCACCAGATCGAGAACTCCAAAGCCCTGAACAAAAAGCACAAATCATAGCTGAGGAGGGACTGAACCTGAAGGAAGAACAACTAGAAGAAGACCGAGTAGAGGTTAAAAGCGAGGAGCCTACCATTGAAGTATCTCTGACTGACCAAGCTAAGAGTGAGGAAGTTGTctcaaagaagaaaaagaagaaaatgAAAAAGGACAAACAACCTACAATGGAATCAGAGAAATCAGAAGGCGAGATATCAGTATTATCCCTTGAGTCCAACATTGGTATTGTTGATCCTGTTGATCACTCCAAGTGTATAACCAGCGCTTATAACCCTATGGAGGAATTAGAATCGACAACAAATACTGGTACCCAGAAGGACGAGTCAGGGTACACAACCAACCCTGATAACTTTGGAGACTGTTTGAACTCTTCAGCTGACCCAAAATGTCCATTGGACTCGAAACAGTCCACAGCTGGGAATTCAAACAATGTCAAAGAGGAAGATACAATCAAGGTCTCAGTTGAAGAGGCTCAAACAATCCAAGACACAAAGGAACAGGGGAATAACTTTCACAGTCCCATCGTTCTAAGACCAGAGCTCAAGAAGAGCATGGAACCTGAAGACCTTATCTTCCATGATGGTGTCACTACTCACCCAGACCAGGCTAATGAAAATGCGACACAAGACCTAAAAGAGGCAGGTCAGGATAAACAAAATGGGAGCCCAGAAGAGCGTACAAATGCACTTGAACATGAATACACTTCAATGGCACTGCCAGCAAATGTAGAGAAATGCAACAATTCAGCAGATGAAAAATGTTGTAGCATATCGCTTGACTGCAACTGCCCTGCTGCTGAGACCATAAGACTGCCTGAACAATTGGTGGATCTACCTGGTTGTCCAGTTACTGACAGGCACTTGTATGAAAACAACAAGCCAGAAACACTTGATGCAGAAGAGGCATCAAATGGAGGGATCTCTATAGAGACCGAGCTGAATGATACAGAAACACGACTACAGGACCCATTAAAAGAAACTCCGGTGACAATTGACTCTTTTAGGGAACAGAGCCACAATGAAAGTGGACCATGCACTATGCTGGCTAAAGCAGAAGAGCAAGACGATCCCATTGAGGCCAAGCTGGAGGGTAACAAGGTACCTGGACCCAGTGAGCAGTGGAATGACGAGGAGAATGAAAATGAGGGTCAATCGTTTGACTTTTCTGACCTAGTTTCAGTGGTTCCTGCAAATGTATTCCCAATAACATCCCAAGAGGAGGTCAGCCAGGAAATGAGAACGATGTTGGTAGGATACAAAATAGAGGTAGAGCCTGATAAAGAGAAGGCTaacaaggaagaggaggaggacaaacCTCAGGACACAGAGGGAGTTAGCATGATAGTGGCACAGCAATCAATTGATGGGGGGTCAGATAATGCACCAGAGAAGCTCCGAAGCACTGAAGAAAAAGCACAAACCATAGTTGATGGCCAGAACGTGAATGAAGAACAACAACTAATCACATTAGAGGAAGGGGTTAGTGtaacatacaaacagaaagacaTTGCAGAGGAGGGAATGAGTGTGACTGTTGAACAGCAAGGTGTagaagagagcgagaggcagCAGAATGCAACTGAGGTAGAGGCTTTGCCagtagaggagggggaagaggcaaTCCAGTATGGGTCACAGCAGGGTAGAAGAGAAAGTAGTCAAAGTACAGAGGATTCAGCAGAGGGCAACAATGAGCAATCTAGGACAGGCTTGAAAAAAGGCAGTAAGAAAGTAAAAGGCAAGGGAAAAGAGGACTGCCGAATGTCCTAG
- the LOC115156214 gene encoding uncharacterized protein LOC115156214 isoform X2 has protein sequence MGTQGTGRKRNPNKDRSTAEDDALNLISREAEARLAAKRAARAEAREIRMKELERQQKEIYQVQKKYYGLDNKSDKVDSEWGHIEQWMEDSERYSRPTQRHTSISDDDERMSVGSRGSVRGSSSLSQEKDKKSKKKKKHKDKHKDRDSNGYDNEYSAISSRSSRLGDESTSRVSRSSRLDLQPSSRLSDESISKVSRSSRLDLQPATYASSDLNSNNGLSSSRQRLSSYESSVLLSQISYRRRHRGSLYEDSLYSGSRRVTGSSSRHSEYNSYRGSGSRASSRASSARASPVDDDCNSVASFLRSAATSSGLPRDLDHMTIPNLSDVEDRDYLEKGSRAASTLSAATLASLGGSSSRRESGETSITGDTETSIREIKEIHELKDQIQDVESKYMQSLKEVKDTLVEVEEKYRKAMVSNAQLDNEKNNLMYQVDTLKDSLMELEELLSESRREYEGKSKDFEREKHAHGVLQFQFNEMKETLKQSEELLTEIRQMRLKQDGFVREISDLQETVEWKDKKIGALERQKEYSDAIRNERDELRDEVVQLKDILKKHGIVLRPDLTANGETLELGTEGSASGDPASQLAQDSQTSPMEVGNSMLGRAQETELGSRGDKVVDPGRSRQQEDTHEEEAQENHLTSPTPCSLVGVSETETSREAQPVSPTLGEEVEGSDVNKDSDNGIPVVEVKSGPVCDSEVLVVVTGPEEEVTVAGEGYEAAGVEGTGQGRVEVASEGEMGIKNDKADEAETKVVKSSDDTKETSSKEPTSEYGAAAEQEKNESSKEDVKCLDSYPLPRETIEDTMKNGTQISQGTDLDTPKSPVESNPEPQLEPQKTKKAEALPERTDLQPQAQAGNKKKKGKKKKGETQSDVKQKDHKKSTTETCVVSMTNGTQISLGTDLDTPKSPVESNPEPQPEPQKTKKAYVLPETTDMQPQSQGGKKKKKGKKKGEKQGDETQGDKMSKTEKDEVSTPTDKEPVEAVGEGVITIETQQHLEGTNSSPDRELQSPEQKAQIIAEEGLNLKEEQLEEDRVEVKSEEPTIEVSLTDQAKSEEVVSKKKKKKMKKDKQPTMESEKSEGEISVLSLESNIGIVDPVDHSKCITSAYNPMEELESTTNTGTQKDESGYTTNPDNFGDCLNSSADPKCPLDSKQSTAGNSNNVKEEDTIKVSVEEAQTIQDTKEQGNNFHSPIVLRPELKKSMEPEDLIFHDGVTTHPDQANENATQDLKEAGQDKQNGSPEERTNALEHEYTSMALPANVEKCNNSADEKCCSISLDCNCPAAETIRLPEQLVDLPGCPVTDRHLYENNKPETLDAEEASNGGISIETELNDTETRLQDPLKETPVTIDSFREQSHNESGPCTMLAKAEEQDDPIEAKLEGNKVPGPSEQWNDEENENEGQSFDFSDLVSVVPANVFPITSQEEVSQEMRTMLVGYKIEVEPDKEKANKEEEEDKPQDTEGVSMIVAQQSIDGGSDNAPEKLRSTEEKAQTIVDGQNVNEEQQLITLEEGVSVTYKQKDIAEEGMSVTVEQQGVEESERQQNATEVEALPVEEGEEAIQYGSQQGRRESSQSTEDSAEGNNEQSRTGLKKGSKKVKGKGKEDCRMS, from the exons GGCTCCTCGTCCCTTTCACAGGAGAAGGACAAGAAGTCCAAGAAAAAgaagaaacacaaagacaaacacaaagaTCGTGAC AGCAACGGCTATGACAATGAGTACAGTGCTATATCCAGTCGG AGCTCCAGACTCGGTGATGAGAGCACTAGCAGGGTCTCTCGCTCGTCCAGACTAGATCTGCAGCCG AGCTCCAGACTCAGTGATGAGAGCATTAGCAAGGTCTCTCGCTCCTCCAGACTGGACCTGCAGCCG GCAACCTATGCTTCCTCTGACCTTAACAGCAACAATGGTCTGTCCTCTTCTAGGCAACGGCTTTCTTCCTACGAG TCATCCGTGCTACTCAGCCAGATCTCCTACCGGCGCCGTCACAGG GGCTCTTTATATGAGGACAGTCTGTACAGTGGGTCTCGACGGGTGACCGGCTCCAGCTCTCGT CATTCAGAGTACAATAGTTATCGCGGCAGCGGTTCCAGGGCGTCCTCCAGGGCCAGCTCAGCCCGTGCCAGCCCAGTG GATGATGACTGCAACTCTGTGGCCAGTTTCCTGCGCAGCGCAGCCACCAGCAGTGGCCTGCCCAGAGACCTGGATCACATGACCATCCCCAATTTATCGGAC GTGGAGGACAGAGATTACCTGGAAAAGGGATCTCGAGCCGCTTCCACCCTATCGGCAGCCACCCTCGCCTCGCTGGGTGGGTCTTCCTCCCGGAGAGAAAGTGGTGAAACGTCAATCACTGGCGACACAGAAACCTCCATACGAGAGATCAAG GAGATTCATGAGCTGAAGGATCAAATCCAAGATGTGGAGTCAAAGTACATGCAGAGCCTCAAAGAAGTCAAG GATACCttagtggaggtggaggagaagtaCCGCAAGGCCATGGTGTCCAACGCCCAGCTGGACAACGAGAAGAACAACCTGATGTACCAGGTGGACACGCTGAAGGACTCGCTCATGGAGCTGGAGGAGCTGCTGTCCGAGTCACGCCGCGAGTACGAAGGGAAGAGCAAG GACTTTGAGCGTGAGAAACATGCCCACGGCGTGCTGCAGTTCCAGTTCAACGAGATGAAGGAAACGCTAAAACAGAGCGAGGAGTTACTAACA GAGATCCGTCAGATGCGTCTCAAGCAGGACGGCTTTGTTAGGGAAATCTCTGACCTGCAGGAAACCGTGGAGTGGAAGGATAAAAAGATTGGG GCCTTAGAGCGGCAAAAGGAGTATTCGGATGCCATCCGAAATGAGCGGGATGAGCTCAGGGATGAGGTGGTCCAGCTGAAAGACATTCTGAAG AAACATGGAATTGTCCTCAGACCTGACCTGACTGCCAATGGGGAAACGCTGGAGTTGGGAACTGAAGGGTCAGCCAGTGGAGATCCAGCTTCTCAATTGGCTCAGGACTCCCAGACGTCGCCCATGGAAGTGGGGAACAGCATGCTTG GCAGAGCTCAGGAGACGGAGTTGGGAAGTAGAGGAGATAAGGTGGTGGATCCAGGAAGGTCCAGGCAGCAAGAGGATACACACGAGGAGGAGGCTCAAGAGAACCATCTGACCTCGCCCACCCCCTGTAGCCTTGTTGGTGTTTCTGAAACAGAAACATCAAGGGAGGCTCAGCCAGTCTCGCCCACATTGGGGGAAGAGGTTGAAGGCAGTGATGTCAACAAAGACTCTGACAATGGCATACCAGTAGTAGAGGTCAAAAGTGGACCGGTCTGTGATTCTGAGGTACTTGTGGTTGTAACAGGTCCTGAGGAAGAGGTTACAGTAGCGGGGGAGGGGTATGAAGCAGCAGGTGTAGAGGGGACAGGGCAAGGCAGAGTAGAGGTTGCAAGCGAAGGGGAAATGGGAATAAAAAATGACAAGGCAGATGAGGCAGAGACCAAAGTTGTCAAGAGCAGTGACGACACCAAAGAGACGTCCTCAAAAGAGCCTACCTCAGAATATGGTGCAGCAGCTGAACAAGAGAAAAACGAATCAAGTAAAGAGGACGTGAAATGTTTAGACTCGTATCCTCTGCCTAGGGAAACCATTGAGGACACCATGAAAAATGGCACACAGATTAGCCAAGGGACAGACCTTGATACTCCTAAGAGCCCAGTCGAATCAAACCCTGAGCCTCAACTTGAGCCTCAGAAAACAAAAAAGGCTGAAGCGTTACCAGAGAGAACTGACCTGCAGCCACAGGCCCAAGCAGGCAACAAGAAGAAGAAAGGCaagaagaagaagggagagaCACAAAGCGATGTAAAGCAGAAAGACCATAAGAAGAGCACAACAGAAACGTGTGTAGTCTCCATGACAAATGGCACACAGATTAGCCTAGGGACAGACCTTGATACTCCTAAGAGCCCAGTCGAATCAAACCCTGAGCCTCAACCTGAGCCTCAGAAAACAAAAAAGGCATATGTGTTACCAGAGACCACTGACATGCAGCCACAGTCCCAAGGAggcaagaagaaaaagaaaggcAAGAAGAAGGGAGAGAAACAAGGTGATGAAACACAGGGAGATAAGATGAGCAAAACAGAAAAGGATGAGGTCTCCACCCCAACCGATAAGGAGCCAGTAGAGGCGGTAGGAGAGGGGGTTATCACAATAGAGACACAGCAGCATCTAGAGGGGACCAATAGTTCACCAGATCGAGAACTCCAAAGCCCTGAACAAAAAGCACAAATCATAGCTGAGGAGGGACTGAACCTGAAGGAAGAACAACTAGAAGAAGACCGAGTAGAGGTTAAAAGCGAGGAGCCTACCATTGAAGTATCTCTGACTGACCAAGCTAAGAGTGAGGAAGTTGTctcaaagaagaaaaagaagaaaatgAAAAAGGACAAACAACCTACAATGGAATCAGAGAAATCAGAAGGCGAGATATCAGTATTATCCCTTGAGTCCAACATTGGTATTGTTGATCCTGTTGATCACTCCAAGTGTATAACCAGCGCTTATAACCCTATGGAGGAATTAGAATCGACAACAAATACTGGTACCCAGAAGGACGAGTCAGGGTACACAACCAACCCTGATAACTTTGGAGACTGTTTGAACTCTTCAGCTGACCCAAAATGTCCATTGGACTCGAAACAGTCCACAGCTGGGAATTCAAACAATGTCAAAGAGGAAGATACAATCAAGGTCTCAGTTGAAGAGGCTCAAACAATCCAAGACACAAAGGAACAGGGGAATAACTTTCACAGTCCCATCGTTCTAAGACCAGAGCTCAAGAAGAGCATGGAACCTGAAGACCTTATCTTCCATGATGGTGTCACTACTCACCCAGACCAGGCTAATGAAAATGCGACACAAGACCTAAAAGAGGCAGGTCAGGATAAACAAAATGGGAGCCCAGAAGAGCGTACAAATGCACTTGAACATGAATACACTTCAATGGCACTGCCAGCAAATGTAGAGAAATGCAACAATTCAGCAGATGAAAAATGTTGTAGCATATCGCTTGACTGCAACTGCCCTGCTGCTGAGACCATAAGACTGCCTGAACAATTGGTGGATCTACCTGGTTGTCCAGTTACTGACAGGCACTTGTATGAAAACAACAAGCCAGAAACACTTGATGCAGAAGAGGCATCAAATGGAGGGATCTCTATAGAGACCGAGCTGAATGATACAGAAACACGACTACAGGACCCATTAAAAGAAACTCCGGTGACAATTGACTCTTTTAGGGAACAGAGCCACAATGAAAGTGGACCATGCACTATGCTGGCTAAAGCAGAAGAGCAAGACGATCCCATTGAGGCCAAGCTGGAGGGTAACAAGGTACCTGGACCCAGTGAGCAGTGGAATGACGAGGAGAATGAAAATGAGGGTCAATCGTTTGACTTTTCTGACCTAGTTTCAGTGGTTCCTGCAAATGTATTCCCAATAACATCCCAAGAGGAGGTCAGCCAGGAAATGAGAACGATGTTGGTAGGATACAAAATAGAGGTAGAGCCTGATAAAGAGAAGGCTaacaaggaagaggaggaggacaaacCTCAGGACACAGAGGGAGTTAGCATGATAGTGGCACAGCAATCAATTGATGGGGGGTCAGATAATGCACCAGAGAAGCTCCGAAGCACTGAAGAAAAAGCACAAACCATAGTTGATGGCCAGAACGTGAATGAAGAACAACAACTAATCACATTAGAGGAAGGGGTTAGTGtaacatacaaacagaaagacaTTGCAGAGGAGGGAATGAGTGTGACTGTTGAACAGCAAGGTGTagaagagagcgagaggcagCAGAATGCAACTGAGGTAGAGGCTTTGCCagtagaggagggggaagaggcaaTCCAGTATGGGTCACAGCAGGGTAGAAGAGAAAGTAGTCAAAGTACAGAGGATTCAGCAGAGGGCAACAATGAGCAATCTAGGACAGGCTTGAAAAAAGGCAGTAAGAAAGTAAAAGGCAAGGGAAAAGAGGACTGCCGAATGTCCTAG